The stretch of DNA TGTCCTATTACTTCAAAGCTCCATGCATAGAACATGAGAGATTTTCAGGTGATGAGATGACTAAAGATAAAGTTTCAAGTTCTATTGGGCTTCAACCAACTCAAAGCTAACTAGTCTATGTGGGAGAATAATGAAGATTATGTAAAATGGAAAACAGGAGtggaaacaagaaaaagttctGCGAAGAGGTGCAATTGGAATTGATACTCTAAGAGAACGCAAAGTAAGTGAACAATAGTGGAATCACCATATCTACAGTCTAAATGGATTGAATGTAATTTACAGGTGAGGGTTGTATAGTTTAGAAGTGTACAGGCAGGTTCTAGGAGAAATCTTAATGGTGAAGGAAAAGCTATCTGACAAATTAAATGTGATGAACAGAACGTAGAATACTATATTTCATTTGTGAAATTACAAATACGGTCACTTTAAGATGCTATAAACTAATCTATGCATACTTGACAATAAAAACTATAAATCATAAAGGCATGAGAAATGCGCTTATTTAGAGGTATCGACAACGTATCTACCGGCAATTTGACCTTTCTCCATCTTCTCGTAAATTTCTGGTAGAGTCGACAAGCCAACAACCTTTATTGGAGACTTTACAAGACCTCTGGCAAAGAAATCCAAAGCTTCTCTGGTGTCAGCTCTGTTTCCTACATAGGATCCGACAATGGAGATAGACTTAACCACGTGGTTGAAGACATCAGAACAACACTTGGCACCAGCTGGCAAACCAACCAAGACAACAGTACCATTGGCCCTACAGTATCTAGTAGAAGCTTCAATAGCAGCTTCGGACACGGAAACGTTCACAATACCGTGTGCACCACCGTCGGTGGCCTTGACAACCGCACTCACGATATCCTTTTCCTTCGTGAAGTCGATAAACACTTCACCACCAAGGGAGGTGAACAACTCTTCCTTACCTTCGCCACCATCGATACCGAGGACTCTGTAGCCCATAGCCTTGGCATATTGAACTGCCAAAGATCCCAGACCACCGGCAGCACCAGAGATGGCCACCCAGTGGCCTGCTCTCAAGTTGGCAGACTTCAAAGCCTTGTAAACTGTGATACCGGCACACAAGATTGGGGCAACTTGGGCTAAGTCGGTTCCTTCGGGAATACGAGCGGCTTGCACAGCATCCGCGGTAGCGTACTGTTGGAAAGAACCGTCGTGGGTGTAACCAGACAAGTCTGCGTGAGGACAGTTGGATTCATTACCCAATTCACAGTATTCGCACGCCATACATGAACTGTTCAACCACTTAATACCGGCAAGATCACCCACCTTCCAGCCTCTAACGTTGTCCCCGATGGCAACAACAACACCCGCACCCTCGTGCCCACCGACCAATGGCAACTTCGTTGGCAATGGCCAATCACCGTGCCAAGCATGCAAGTCTGTGTGGCAGACACCCGAGTACTTGACATTGATTAGCAATTCGTTGGGCTTTGGCTTTGGAACTGGGATGTCCTTATGTTCCAACTTACCGTTGGATTCGTAGAAGATAACACCTTTTTGAGTTTTTGGGATAGACATTGTGTACTGTGGTATAATTGATAGTTGGTAGTTGATAATATGCTTGTTGTAGCTTGATATTCTATATAGTAAGAggaaacaagaaagaagtgATAACAGATGCGATAACACCAAGAATAACTCTGTCTCAAGGGTGGAAAAGAACCTACATTGCCCGTCTATTTATATGTGATAGTCCTAGTGTAATTGTACCCACATAAAACCCCATTTATGCtgtacctttttttttttcatcctcCAGAATCTGAAATTCTCTTATTTCTCCAACTTATAAGTTGGAGATGGCCGTTGTTCCGGTGGCAGGTCAGGCCGGTGAAGATGTCTGTGGGTACAACGtcattttttacttttggGCGGAAGCCGTTGGTGAAGACAAAATCCCTTAATTGAACATTAGAATAGGTGATTAGAAAGGCAGGATTAATCAGATACACAGACTGTGACGGGAGAAACGGATTATAAAGATAATTTTAAGATAAGATTAGTTGCAGTTCTTGACGCTAAAAGGTCTGAGAATCATTATTTCCGTTTTATTTGCGTCTACGTTTTGCCCCTTTTATCAATTATCActtaaaaataatactttTTGGGAAAACGATTTTTTGATTACTCTCTTCAAGACAAGCAATGAGCTCTGAAGACGAATTGGGAAGCATTGGTACCGTGTCTCACGGTAGCGCCATAAATAAGGGCACTGAGAGTGTTCTGCCCGaagttgatgaagaagtaGAGACTTTACTGGAGGATGTCTTCACGTGGAACATTCCAGACTGGAATGAGCTAACGAATCCAAAGTACAATTCTCCGAGATTTAAGATTGGTGATTTCGAGTGGGACATTCTGTTATTTCCGCAGGGGAACCATAACAAGGGTGTTGCGGTCTACCTGGAACCCCATCCAGAGGAAAAATTAGATGAGACTACGGGGGAGAAGGTGGCAGCGGATCCGGACTGGTATTGTTGTGCTCAGTTTGCCATTGGCATTTCTAGGCCCGGCAATGATGAGACTATTaatttaataaataaatctCATCACCGGTTCAACGCCCTAGATACAGACTGGGGATTTGCCAATTTGATAGATCTGAACAACTTGAAACACCCCTCTAAAGGGAGACCGCTCCCTTTCTTAAACGAAGGAAGTCTAAATATTACTGCGTATGTACGCATTTTGAAGGACCCTACCGGCGTCTTGTGGCATAATTTCCTAAATTATGACTCCAAGAAAGTAACCGGCTATGTTGGATTCCGAAATCAGGGTGCCACATGTTATTTGAATTCGCTACTGCaatcttattttttcacGAAGTATTTCAGGAAACTAGTTTATGAAATACCCACTGAACATGAAAGTCCAAATAATAGTGTTCCCCTGGCTTTACAAAGAGCTTTCTACCAGTTGCAAGTGTCAGATATACCATTAGATACGATGGAGCTTACCAGGTCATTTGGTTGGGACACAGCAGAGTCCTTCACTCAACACGACGTGCAGGAATTGAATAGAATCTTGATGGACAGACTGGAAAACAACATGAAGGGGACCCCCGTAGAGGGAAAGTTAAGTGAAATATTTGTgggaaaaatgaaaagttaTATAAAATGTGTCAACGTTGATTATGAATCTGCTAGAGTGGAAGACTTTTGGGACTTGCAACTAAACGTcaagaatttcaagaatttaCAAGAATCTTTTGATAATTACATTGAGATGGAACTGATGAATGGTGAAAATCAATACGCTGCTCAAGACTATGGCTTACAAGATGCCCAAAAGGGTGTTATATTCGAATCTTTTCCCCCAGTTTTGCATTtacaattgaaaagattcGAATACGATTTCAATTACGACCAAATGGTGAAAGTTAACGACAAGTATGAATTTCCTGAAACAATTGATCTGTCGCCTTTTGTTGATAAGGAGGTCCTAAAGAAATCTCTGGACTCGGGAGATAAAAGTAGGAATCCGTACGTTTACAATTTACATGGTGTGCTGGTTCATTCTGGTGATATATCTACAGGTCATTACTATACTTTGATAAAACCTGGTGTTGAAGATCAATGGTACCGATTTGACGATGAGAGAGTGTGGAGAGTGACCAAGAAGCAAGTTTTCCAAGAGAATTTTGGGTGTGATAGGCTACctgatgaaaaagttcGTACCATGACAAGGGAGGACTATCAAAATTATATCATCCAGCGTCATACAAGTGCTTATATGCTTGTTTATATACgccaagaacaagaagaggACTTACTGCGTCCAGTCTTGGAATCTGATGTTCCCAATCATGTGATCACAAGAGtaagagaagaaatcaaagagcGGGAGACgagagaaaaggaaatcagGGAAGCTCATCTGTACGTTACACTCAGACTACATTCAATGAAAGAATTTATCCATTATGAAGGATTTGACTACTTCGCGCATGACGGGTTCAAACTCTTTGCAGAGGATCTCAATGACTCCAATATGCAGCACATCAActtgaaagttttgaaaacaacCAAGTTGTCAGATGTATTTTCAACTATTAAGGAAAGTATGGATATTCCAAAGGAAAGGGATGTTAGGTACTGGAAAATGGACTACCGCAGAAATAACACTTTACGTTTAACACGACCTATCAATTTTGAATCCGTAGATATCACTTTGCAAGAGGCATTAAAAactgagaaaaaaagaactttaGAAACAAGATATGGTGAAGAAGGTGTTGCTAGTattaatgaagatgataaaaCGCTTTTGGAAACAGTGTCCTTCTTGGACCTTTTCATTGAGGAACCCTACTTGGAGTTACAATTTTTGAGCAGATTGAAGGAAGCTTCCCTAATCCAGAAGGCTCAGCTGGATGATGAATTGATTTCCAACATAAGAACaaatcttccaaaattGACAGAGGGAGGAATCGAGCCTCTTTTTGCTACAGAAAATAACTcgatttttctatttgtgAAAAAGTACGATCCACATACTCAAAGGTTATGTGGATTTGGCCATTTTGCTGTGAATCAATTGCAACAGCTAACTAATTTATCTGCCATCATTAAAAACAGTATTGAAGATTCTAACGAAAAGTTGGTTTTCTACGAAGAAGTGCAACCTGGAACCATAAATGAAGTATATATGAAAGAGACAGTCTATGATGCTGATATAGACACTGGAGATATAGTTTCATTCGAGATCCCAAATGCTGTTTTACCAGATACTTTTCCTATTTACCCAACGATCAACGATTTTTACTCTTATCTGAGGTACCGTGTGAAATTGAAGTTTTCCAAAGTCGACGGTTCAAGTGAAGAATATGGTGTTAGCAACGAAATTCCAGAGAGCTTTGAGTTCTGGATTTCCGCTCATGCGCCCTATGATGACCTTGCTAGAATGGTGTCGAAGTTTGCGCATGTCAAGCCAGAATACCTAAAGATATTTGCTCTCTATTCTAATGGAAAATTTGTGCTGAAGTCAACCTCACTTCTGAATGACTACcttttaaaagattttaATTGCGATCAAATACCACCTTTTGCGTTTGAAGTATTGTCTGTacctttgaaagaattggagCGTTTGAGGCCTATTAAATTGTATTGGCTTAAGGATAGTTATATACATTACCAATgctttgaatttgaagttGCTAATGATTATACAGAATCTcagtttcttgaaaaagttcAGCACAAGATCGGTTTCactgataaagaaaaggaaaacattTTACTTTGGACTAACTCAAATTTCCAGTTTCAAGGTTTATTATCAGATCAAAACACTTTCAAAGATGTGAGTAAAagttctttactttttggTAGGATACTTCCTGAAGAATCGAAGTTGTTTAAAGAATTAAATCGTCTAGAGAATGTACAAGAATCTTCATTGGAAGATTTTATGGATGACGAAAACGTAACAGATAGACCTATAGAAGATGAGCAAGATCTAGGTATGGCAACAGAAAGTTCTGGCGATGTGAAGGGCCGTATAGTAGTTGTTCAGCAGTATTTCAAAGatcttgaaaataaacACGGAAtatctttcttgttcaatttGATACCGAACGAAGCATTTCCTAAGACAAAAGACCGTTTACATGCAAAGTTTGGCCTTGGGCAGAAAGAGTTCTCAAAAATCAAACTAAGCATAGGTTATTCCACCGAAGAGGGCACGGTATTCAGAACTTTACAAGGATTTTTGGATgaagaattggaaaaggTTATATTGTACGATATTATGTCCAACTTAGATTATATCTATATGGATCATCCGGATAGATTAAGATCACACTCTTCCTATGATAGACCAATGATCATCAAAAACTGATATATATTACTGTTACGTCAGATTTTGATGCTTCTCTcactttttatattttttactAAGATGCTCTCAGTAGCCTACACTTTTTGATTAGGTAATGCTTTCCGGGTTTTATTCGCTTTGGGCGATGCCAAGTATATATGCgcctatatatatatatatattgttCAACAAATGAACTTGTCTACAAGAGAGGAAAATAGACTGAACAATCTATTATACAAAAAGCATAAAATATACACTTTACAAAAGACGTGTAAATAAACAATATCATGATGGGAATGGAAGAGTAGGGATGGAGGAGGAATATCCCTTATCCATTCAGCTAATtcttaagaaaaaaggaataAAGAATTGGGCGTGTGAAGTTTCATTGATTCAATCACTTGATAGAATACCCCAGTATTTTTCAACACCATATTGACCATCTGCCTTCCACAAATCATTGAAAGCAGTGAATAAGTAACTTGAAGAACCACAAGAGCTTTtaatagaagaaatagcAGCTTCTTGGTTTGCCTTAGATGGAACAGCTTCGCCATATGTATCCCCCTTGGATGGCCAACCAGTTTCGGTGATGACAACGTCTTTTTTACCGCCACAAGCAGTGTAGACTCTTTCGATCTGTTCAAGCACCCAAGATCCAGCATCTTGAGCAGCAGTATTTTTATCGAAGTAGGCATGGGCGTTCACAGCCATATAGTCGGAGTAGTTACACAAATCAGGATTGTTAATAACAGCAATGAAGGTATCAACGGAAACAATCGAGCCTGTATAACCAGCAGAAGTTAAAGCGGATTTTGCAGTGGAGATATATTCTCCGACTTGAGTGGCAGTTGCAGATCCTTCATTAACTAGTTCGTTACCTACAGAAATAGTGGTAACATCATCCCAGGAGCCATAAGACTCAATTGCAGACTTAATAGTATCAACAGCTTCTTGAATTTTATCAACGTAATATATTCCTAAGAATAATTTCTGGCTTGAAGTTTTAGCTTGCAAGACATTTTCAACTTGACTACAATCAACACCATATAATCTGATGTTGTCAAAACCAGTCAACTGCTTCAGTTCTGAGGCGACTTGAGAAGAGGACTTACACGAACCATCATCGTTGTAAGGGCTGTAAGTAATCCCTTTAGCACCGGAGGCTGAGATACTGGATGAAGCGGAaggtgaagatgaagatgaagaagaagatggtgaagatgaagatgaagaagaagatgatgatgatgaagatgaagaagaaggtgatgatgatgatgatgatgatgatgatgatgatgatgatgaggtGGATGAATCAACAGGAGATACCGTGCTCGAAGACTTAAGTGTGGTGGTTTCTTCTTGGGAAATGATAACGTTGGCCGAAGTTGTCGGTTCCAAAATGGATGTTGTGGTTTGAGAGACAATGGCAGCGCTACTGGTGGTGGCTACAACTACATTCTCGTTAAGTGGGACAATTGTTTCCTTGCTGTTACCAGAAACGACGACGGTGACTTGCGCATGAACCGTTGCGGTTACTACATCACGTTTTTCATGTTTATGGCGGATAGCTGGAGCTCCTAGAGCTCCGATTAATAGTGCAGAGATAgtgaagaaatttgaaaaacgCATGGCCGGGACACTTTTCTTGCGTTATTGATACTgcttttcaacaatttaaaaaatgaactaaGATTGATAAAGGAAAGACGTGACAGTTGGATGCTCAATTCAATATTGCAAAAGTATAGTATCTATCTCTTCGTTAGACTATATAATAGATGAAGTAGGAatggaaaattttattgTACGCATTTATAGATACATTTTAAAACAAACTCCACACATACATCCTTCTTCCCATTATAAATACTACAGTTTTGAAACATAAGTGGAAATGAAGGCTTATGGCTACGGCTCTATGTGAAGAAGGACCTGTGCACATAGAAACACGAATGGCCTTCAGGCGCGTGCGAGGTTTGTTACCATATTCTAATGTTTCAACGCGAATTTTTTCGTCCTCTACCAGCTCCTTTTTTCGCGCAATTGAAGTCTTGGCATTTTCTCTCGcgctttttctttctccatAATCCTCGAGGACTTTTCCAGAAGAGGTAGATTGCTGGAAATGGCATTTCGCGAATCTAGACCGAAGATCTCTGGAGATCTGTAAAGAGAATATATTTGTCATGGAGGGCTtagataaaaagaaatcctGTTTGCCTTtcttcagaaaaagaaagaaaagtcaTTCCTTTTGATTATTACCATTCTTACTCTAAAGGCAAGTGGAGAATTGGTACGGCTCTTGTATATGGCTGTGCACGCCTCGGGAATAACTGTTTTTCCCCCACGGGATTGCCTTGCCTAGTGAGGCAGTGCACATTAAATCATGCGGGTAATGATGAGTCCTGAGCTCAGCGGCTATTTAGCGAAAAGtagtaaaataaaaacggTCACTGAGATTTGCCACTAAACAAAAGCCATTCTTGAGGGTAGTATAAAGATATTTGgggaaagaaatatatcGAGAAACGTATCGAAGGGACGAGATTATGAATTTTATGAGTCCTAAGTTTGCTCTTACAGATGTCGAGTATCCTGCTTGGTGTCGAGACGATGAAGTTCCCATAACAATGCAAGAAATTAGAgatgtttttgttcaacTTACTGAAAAGTTTGGATTCCAGAAATCTTCTATGGAGAACATGTATCAGCATTTAATGGGGCAGTTGGACTCTAGAGCAAGCCGCACAGGTGCACAAAATGCATTGATATCGCTACATGTGTCATATATTGGGGGCGAACATGCAAATTATAGGAAGTGGTATTTTGCCGCTCAGCTTGActtggatgaagaaattgggTTTCAAAACATGCAACTGCATGGGAAAGCACGTCAAAGGAATGTGAAGATGGCAAAGAAAAGGGGTGTGTCCATCAAGGAACAGATTAAACAATGGAATGAGAAGGAACAAGAGTTCATCAACAATCACCCAAAAATAACGCTAACTCAAGAACAATTGGAAGATCAGACAAACTTGAAAAGTGCGGACTACAAATGGAAgttaaagatgaaaaagttgtCGCCAGAAAATATGGTAAGACAGCTGGCTCTTTACTTGCTTTGTTGGGGAGAAGCCAACCAAGTCAGGTTTGCTCCAGAATGTCtttgctttatttttaaatgtGCGCTTGACTATGACATTAGTACGTCAAGTGATGAAAAAACAGTGCAATTGCCTGAATATGCCTACTTAAATGACGTTATTACCCCCCTTTACGAATTTCTGAGAGGCCAAGTATACAAGAAAGATTCCAAGGGAAATTGGAAACGAAGAGAAAAGGATCACAAGAACATTATTGGTTATGATGACGTCAATCAACTGTTTTGGTATCCAGAAGGATTTGAGCGTATAATTTTAAATAATGGAGAACGATTAGTCGATAAGTCACTGGAGGAGAGGTACctttatttcaaagatgTCGCATGGCCAAAAGTATTCTACAAAACTTATAGAGAAACCAGAAGTTGGAAACATTGCTTTACAAATTTTAATAGATTCTGGATTATTCATTTTGCACCATTTTGGTTCTTCACAACCTTTAATTCCCCCACTTTGTACACCAAAAATTATGTTCAGTTGTTGAATAATCAACCTACACCTCAAGTGAGACTCTCAGTGATTGCCTTTGGGGGCACAATTGCGTGCTTAGTTCAAATCTTCGCCACAATATTTGAGTGGGGGTTTGTGCCTCGAGAGTGGCCAGGAGCTCAACATTTATCAAACAGAATGACTGGTCTTCTCTTTTGTCTTGCAATTAATCTGGGGCCGTCAGTGTATGTTTTAGGATTTTTCGAGTGGGATGTTCATTCAAAATCTGCATATATTGTGTCCATTATTCAGTTGATCATTGCACTTTTAActactctttttttcgctGTCAGGCCTTTGGGCGGTTTATTCCGTCCATACTTAAGTAAGGACAAAAAACATCGAAGATATATCTCATCACAAACCTTTACCGCTTCATTTCCCAAGCTGACGGGACGAAGCAAATGGTTCTCCTATGGCTTATGGATATTCGTCTACCTGGCAAAATATATTGagtcttatttttttttgactttATCCCTCAGGGACCCAATCAGAGTCCTATCTATTATGGATTTATCCAGATGCCACGGGGATTATTTGTTGGGTCCCCTTCTGTGCAAGTGGCAAGCCAATATTACGTTGGTTCTTATGTTGCTTTCTGACTTGGGCCTATTTTTTCTCGATACTTACCTTTGGTACATTATTTGCAACTGTATTTTCTCCATTATACTATCCTTTTCTCTTGGTACCTCAATTCTCACACCATGGAAGAATGTATACTCCCGATTGCCTAAAAGGATATATTCCAAAATATTGGCTACTTCAGAAATGGATGTAAAGTTCAAAgcaaaaatattgatatcACAAGTGTGGAACGCTATCGTTATATCAATGTATAGAGAACATCTTCTTTCCATTGAGCATTTACAAAGACTTCTCTTCCAGCAAGTTGACTCTTTGATGGGAGATACAAGAACATTGAAATCTCCTACATTTTTTGTTGCTCAAGATGATTCAACTTTCAAGTCCatggaattttttccttcaaaatcagaggcaaaaagaagaatatcgTTTTTTGCTCAATCATTGGCAACCCCCATTTCGGAACCTGTTCCAGTGGACTGTATGCCAACCTTCACCGTCTTGGTACCTCATTAttcagaaaaaattcttttggGTTTAAAGGAAATCATCAGAGAAGAATCCCctaaaagtaaaattaCAGTACTCGAGTATTTAAAGCATTTACATCCTACAGAATGGGAGTGCTTTGTTAAAGATACAAAACTATTGACCATGGAAAAgagttttttgaaagaagcgATGAAtaaagatgatgacgaagacGGGCTGGAAACCCCAGATGCTCTATGCGATTCAAAGTCTAACCCTCTTTCCGATTACAATGATTCCCGAAAATTGGCTAGGGAAGATGATCTAATTAAGGAGAAAATCAATGACTTACCATTTTCTTACTTTGGCTTCAACTCATCTGAACCGTCGTATACACTAAGAACAAGAATTTGGGCTTCATTACGAACACAGACTTTATATCGGACTCTTTCAGGTTTCATGAACTATTCTAAGGCTATCAAACTGTTGTATCGGATTGAGAATCCCTCTTTGGTTGGCTTGTATCGTGGTAATAATGAAGCTTTGGAAAACGACTTAGAAAATATGGCGAGTAGGAAATTTAAAATGGTTGTTGCTATGCAGAGATATGCaaaattcaataaagatGAAATGGAGGCGACAGAACTACTTTTGAGAGCCTATCCAAATATGTTCATATCTTACCTTCTGGAAGAGTTAGAGCAAGACACTTCAGAGAGAACATACTATTCATGTCTGACAAACGGCTATGCAGAATTTGATGAGGAAAGTGGGTTAAGAAAGCCAATATTTAAAATCCGCTTATCAGGCAATCCAATACTTGGCGATGGCAAATCGGACAACCAAAACCATTCCATTATATTCTATCGCGGTGAGTATATTCAAGTGATTGATGCAAACCAAGATAATTATTTGGAAGAATGTCTAAAGATACGATCCGTTTTAAGTGAGTTTGAAGAACTTGAGCTTAATTCGACAATCCCGTACATTCCTGGTATTGAGTATGAGGAAGAACCACCGCCCATTGCTATAGTCGGTTCGAGAGAGTACATTTTCTCAGAAAATATTGGAGTGTTAGGTGATATTGCAGCGGGTAAAGAGCAGACTTTTGGAACCTTATTTGCAAGAACGTTAGCAGAAATTGGTGGTAAACTGCATTATGGACATCCTGATTTTCTTAATGGCATTTTTATGACCACCCGTGGTGGCCTATCCAAGGCGCAGAGAGGATTACATTTAAATGAAGATATATATGCCGGAATGAATGCCATTTGCCGTGGTGGAAGAATAAAACATAGTGATTACTATCAATGTGGTAAGGGTCGAGACCTGGGATTTGGCtccattttgaatttcacCACTAAAATAGGTGCAGGTATGGGTGAACAACTATTATCAAGGGAATACTATTATTTGGGAACACAACTTCCAATGGATAGGtttttatcctttttttatGCACATCCTGGTTTCCACTTAAAtaatctttttatttccttttcggTTCAGCTATTCTTCGTTCTATTGTTAAACTTGGGTGCTTTGAATCATGAAACAATAGCTTGCTTTTACAACAAGAATGCACCCATCACAAACCTCGAGACCCCTGTTGGATGTTATAATATTCAACCCGCCCTACACTGGGTATCGATTTTTGTTCTGTCAATCTTTATCGTCTTTTTTATTGCCTTCGCACCCTTATTGATTCAAGAAATATTGGAAAAGGGTATTTGGAGAGCGACTTCAAGGTTCTTGCACCATCTTCTTTCGATGGCACCGCTGTTTGAGGTATTTGTTTGCCAAGTTTACTCGAACTCCTTATTGATGGACTTGACATTTGGTGGCGCAAAATACATATCTACGGGTCGTGGATTTGCAATAACACGCCTTGATTTCTCTGCACTCTATTCTAGGTTTGTTAATATATCGATATACTCGGGGTTCCAAGTGTTCTTCATGTTATTATTTGCAATCATATCTATGTGGCAACCAGCCTTACTATGGTTTTGGATAACAGTGATCTCAATGTGCTTTGcaccttttattttcaaccCACACCAATTTGCGTTTATGGACTTCTTCATTGATTACAAAACTTTTATCCATTGGTTATTTTCAGGTAACACAAAGTATCAAAAAGAGTCGTGGGCAAATTTTGTCAAAAGTTCTCGATCAAGGTTTACTGgctataaaaataaaaccaTAAATGACATCTCCGAAGATTCGGACCATGACTCAAAGAAAGCAAGGTTTTGGAACGTTTTCTTTGCAGAATTATTTCTGCCATTTTGTGTATTCCTCTTTAATTTTACAGCATTTTCCTTCATAAATGCGCAAACAGGGGTCTCGGACGCAAAACCAACTAGTGCTGTCTTCCGGTTGTTACTCGTTACTTTTTTGCCAATCTTTTTTAACTCAATACTGCTTTTTCTGTTATTTTGGGTCTCTTTTTTTGTAGTTCCAGGATTATCATATTGTTGCAGAGACGCCGGTGCTGTGATCGCCTCTATTGCTCACACCTTCTCAGTTTTGGTCTATCTTTTAGATTTCGAACTGATGTGGTTTTTACAAGGTTGGAACTTTACACGTACGTTGATACTACTTATTACATGCATCAATTTAAACTTGGTTCTTTTCAAGGTCTTCACAACTCTATTTTTGACAAGAGAGTATAAAAACAATAGGGCACACTTGGCATGGTGGAACGGTAACTGGTATAATACAGGTATGGGATGGTCTGTCATTTTACAGCCCATAAGAGAATATTTCGTCAAG from Saccharomyces mikatae IFO 1815 strain IFO1815 genome assembly, chromosome: 13 encodes:
- the ADH2 gene encoding alcohol dehydrogenase ADH2 (similar to Saccharomyces cerevisiae ADH2 (YMR303C)): MSIPKTQKGVIFYESNGKLEHKDIPVPKPKPNELLINVKYSGVCHTDLHAWHGDWPLPTKLPLVGGHEGAGVVVAIGDNVRGWKVGDLAGIKWLNSSCMACEYCELGNESNCPHADLSGYTHDGSFQQYATADAVQAARIPEGTDLAQVAPILCAGITVYKALKSANLRAGHWVAISGAAGGLGSLAVQYAKAMGYRVLGIDGGEGKEELFTSLGGEVFIDFTKEKDIVSAVVKATDGGAHGIVNVSVSEAAIEASTRYCRANGTVVLVGLPAGAKCCSDVFNHVVKSISIVGSYVGNRADTREALDFFARGLVKSPIKVVGLSTLPEIYEKMEKGQIAGRYVVDTSK
- the SCW10 gene encoding putative family 17 glucosidase (similar to Saccharomyces cerevisiae SCW4 (YGR279C) and SCW10 (YMR305C); ancestral locus Anc_5.15); protein product: MRFSNFFTISALLIGALGAPAIRHKHEKRDVVTATVHAQVTVVVSGNSKETIVPLNENVVVATTSSAAIVSQTTTSILEPTTSANVIISQEETTTLKSSSTVSPVDSSTSSSSSSSSSSSSSSPSSSSSSSSSSSSSSSSPSSSSSSSSPSASSSISASGAKGITYSPYNDDGSCKSSSQVASELKQLTGFDNIRLYGVDCSQVENVLQAKTSSQKLFLGIYYVDKIQEAVDTIKSAIESYGSWDDVTTISVGNELVNEGSATATQVGEYISTAKSALTSAGYTGSIVSVDTFIAVINNPDLCNYSDYMAVNAHAYFDKNTAAQDAGSWVLEQIERVYTACGGKKDVVITETGWPSKGDTYGEAVPSKANQEAAISSIKSSCGSSSYLFTAFNDLWKADGQYGVEKYWGILSSD
- the UBP15 gene encoding ubiquitin-specific protease UBP15 (similar to Saccharomyces cerevisiae UBP15 (YMR304W); ancestral locus Anc_5.18) produces the protein MSSEDELGSIGTVSHGSAINKGTESVLPEVDEEVETLLEDVFTWNIPDWNELTNPKYNSPRFKIGDFEWDILLFPQGNHNKGVAVYLEPHPEEKLDETTGEKVAADPDWYCCAQFAIGISRPGNDETINLINKSHHRFNALDTDWGFANLIDLNNLKHPSKGRPLPFLNEGSLNITAYVRILKDPTGVLWHNFLNYDSKKVTGYVGFRNQGATCYLNSLLQSYFFTKYFRKLVYEIPTEHESPNNSVPLALQRAFYQLQVSDIPLDTMELTRSFGWDTAESFTQHDVQELNRILMDRLENNMKGTPVEGKLSEIFVGKMKSYIKCVNVDYESARVEDFWDLQLNVKNFKNLQESFDNYIEMELMNGENQYAAQDYGLQDAQKGVIFESFPPVLHLQLKRFEYDFNYDQMVKVNDKYEFPETIDLSPFVDKEVLKKSLDSGDKSRNPYVYNLHGVLVHSGDISTGHYYTLIKPGVEDQWYRFDDERVWRVTKKQVFQENFGCDRLPDEKVRTMTREDYQNYIIQRHTSAYMLVYIRQEQEEDLLRPVLESDVPNHVITRVREEIKERETREKEIREAHLYVTLRLHSMKEFIHYEGFDYFAHDGFKLFAEDLNDSNMQHINLKVLKTTKLSDVFSTIKESMDIPKERDVRYWKMDYRRNNTLRLTRPINFESVDITLQEALKTEKKRTLETRYGEEGVASINEDDKTLLETVSFLDLFIEEPYLELQFLSRLKEASLIQKAQLDDELISNIRTNLPKLTEGGIEPLFATENNSIFLFVKKYDPHTQRLCGFGHFAVNQLQQLTNLSAIIKNSIEDSNEKLVFYEEVQPGTINEVYMKETVYDADIDTGDIVSFEIPNAVLPDTFPIYPTINDFYSYLRYRVKLKFSKVDGSSEEYGVSNEIPESFEFWISAHAPYDDLARMVSKFAHVKPEYLKIFALYSNGKFVLKSTSLLNDYLLKDFNCDQIPPFAFEVLSVPLKELERLRPIKLYWLKDSYIHYQCFEFEVANDYTESQFLEKVQHKIGFTDKEKENILLWTNSNFQFQGLLSDQNTFKDVSKSSLLFGRILPEESKLFKELNRLENVQESSLEDFMDDENVTDRPIEDEQDLGMATESSGDVKGRIVVVQQYFKDLENKHGISFLFNLIPNEAFPKTKDRLHAKFGLGQKEFSKIKLSIGYSTEEGTVFRTLQGFLDEELEKVILYDIMSNLDYIYMDHPDRLRSHSSYDRPMIIKN